The Salmo trutta chromosome 22, fSalTru1.1, whole genome shotgun sequence genome contains the following window.
TTGGTTACCAATGTGTGCATGTGCTTTTCCCTCCGTAAACTCAATCTTTcacctttaacaaaatgtttacCTGTATTTTCCCATGGATTTCTTCACCTTTGACATGCCTGCGACCTGCACCACTTCCTCTGTCCTGACTAAGCAGTTCCAGGGTAAGCGTGTAGCCGTGTTCAGCCAAGCAGGTCTACTGCGACAAGTTCCTGGTGTTCTAGGCATCCTGGACACTGACAGGCCCATCGCCAGGCTGAAGAACTCCTTCCTCCATCTGGTAGACCTGGATGAGTTTGACAACCTGGCTGAGTGGATGAAGGTTTGTTTTATGGCGGTCGGCTATCTATCTACCCTATGATGTATTCAGGTTGTTAATTTACAACAGGCCAGAGGATCCTAGAAGATGTAGTGTGTTGAGATGTGTGTTGAGCTCAGTGTGTGTATGGAAAGCTTCCTGTTTTGATGTTCTTCGTTCAGATGTTCCAGCCTCAGTTGGCTTTGAGCTTTGGCCTCGCTTGAAAGTGCGGCGAATCAGGAATGCCCACAGGGATTTAAAAGAGCTACTTGGGTCACATGTCAGGTTGAGTTAGCGAGAGGGTGACCCCTactcagggttggggagtaacagattacatgtaatccattacataTAAGGGATTACAATAAAATGGTTACAGTAATCAGTCACGTTacaagcaaaaatattgtaatcagattacagatacttttgaaaaactatatGATTACTTTgatgattacttttaaattcagaaaggatgtttgcaaaaaaaatctttgacacttttctgttttctcaatggcATTCAAattagcattgaaaaaaggcacaagtttaagtttcttccacctgagcgagtctgaccacaagttagagaccactatgatgagacaccaaatgtgtttgatggattgcgggaaaagagtaggaataggcttttgtaggctacagtccaagctatgttggactgctgtcggcatccaaagattatccaacttgaataaacccttggaggtaaggatgacagcagtggtgtaacaAGCGATACTTATTATTGATATTTACATAGTGCATTGATGTGACTcatactgctgctctctcatttagcttcttgcgccttacggattgtggttgttgtggatggctgtccACAAATCTGAATgtatatttgaacccaataatggttgaattcaagaagtttaagctgcctatcaatcattgtttttgaaaccagtggacagccagtgaaaaatgcgctcttgcaacagctacatagtgcagatcccagcctatggaataaaagtagGGCTTTTATtactcaatctaattcatgctgataaaaaaaatgacatccataggcctaatggacacatgctcaaactcgcacacttttgataaGGGGAAATCTGTAgctgctacatacattttttgacaAATTATATATATtgatgtaaagatataatttaatcgtattattatatgtagtagaaagcgatgggttagaagcctacataaccaacccataaagtataATGTAACATCCATGTACAGTATGGCCAggtatgtaaactttaacattgatttatcctgcaatagatgtcattcagttggtaacatacatttttgtcttcttctaatgccttttaaggggaaagtaatctaaaagtaacagaatgtaatcagattatgttactgagtttgggtaatccaaaagttacgttactgattacaattttggacaggtaactgcaatggattacatttagaaagtgaCCTACCCAACCCAGCCCCTACTTGCGCTTAGATGTACCGTTCACTCCCTCTGACCAGGGCTTTTTAGTGTTAATGGATTTTCTATTGTCCGTATCTGTGCATCCATACCCCCTTCCAGctcaaagaaaataaaaaagtttttttatttcttcccAATTggcagttacagtcttgtcccatcgctgcaactaccGTACGGACTCgcgagaggcgaaggtcaagagccatgcatccgcactgcttcttgacacactgcccgtttaacccggaagcaccaatgtgtcagaggaaacactgtgcacctggtgaccgaagtcagcatgcatgcgcccggACTGCCACATGAAtcactagagcgcaatgggacaaggacatcccggcaggccaaaccctcccctaacccggacaacgctgggccaattgtgcgctgcctcatggtTCTCCCGATCGTGGCTGGCTGCGACatagcctgggattgaacccgggctgttgtgatgcctctagcactgcactcgggaggcccccagCTCAAAGTTGATGTCTTACCTTTTTTTTGATTCGAGGACAGTACTACACATAACTGGTTTGGGAGCTATGCCAGCTATGGTAAAGGTTATTAGGCTGTGATATGGCAACAGTAGTGTTTCCACACCACAGCTGAACCGCTAATGCATGCCCATTGGTTCCATCCAAATCAGTGTGTCACATTTGGAATGTTAACTGACTAACATCCTGTAGCAAATAGCTTCTTGAAGAAAAGATCATGTCACCTCAAGTCAATGTGAATGAAGGTTTATGGAATTGGAGGTGTTTTGGCTATTAAACAGCTAACTATAGCAGGCTTGAACTAGAGTGGGCGAATGTTTGACTTGTGCTCTTGTCGTCCGCAGGCTCACTGGTAGGCTATTCTCCTGGCCATCATGACTCTGTCTGCCGTGATGGTCAGCcccgtgtgtctgtgtgaatgcaCCCTGTAGCTCCATTTCTGTCTCTGACTAGGACAAAGACTAGAACCGTCAACTCTCTAACTATGTTAACAAGTACGTCATAACTCTGTGCCACGTTCCTCAATGCATGTGTGGTGGAAAAGGGGGTGTTGCCAAGTTTGTTTTGCCCTCACTGATCTACGAGTGGGATGTTCTTTTTTACATCCACCTGTCCATTCATGCACTTAATGTACTATTCTTCCTTCCGTCCATGGCCTTCCATCAGTGTCCTTCGCTTAGCAATTTGAACCTGAAGGCTAATTTGATCCTTGACAATCATCCAGTTTTCCACCATAGTGGCATTGTCTCATTTGACACAATGGACCAGCTTGAaccagtttgaaggacacaaggATTGCCTCTAGTCACCTGTATTGTGTATGTCTGTCCACTGGAGTACTGAGGTATCTAGATGAGGTGAGGACTAAAATAAGCTGTGTAGACAGACATGGTACACCAGGCAAAATAGTCCAGTTTTACTCAGAGCTGTTGTTGTTCATCAGCCATTGTACTGGAGCTTGAAAAGAGAGTGCCACGGAAAAATAAGAGACCATTTGATATTGGTGGGTCAGCCAAATGGAAAGGCATCAGAATCTAAGGGACAGCACagtattcattccccttgacttatgacacattttgttgtcttacaacctgaatttaaaatgcattaaatacattttgttgctcacccatttacacacaacaccccataatgacaaggtgatatttttgcacatttattgaaaattaaatacagaaatatctcatttaaataaatattcacacccctgagtcaatacatgttagaatcccttTTGACaaagattacagctgtgagtctttctgaatAGGCCTGTAAGAACTTTCTacacctggattgcacaatatttgtatattattattatatttaaaaaatgtggttGATGATCACTGCTAAAcatacattttcaagtcttgcaatagattttcatgccgatttaagtcaaaactgtaattaggccattcaggaacattcaatgtcatcttggtaagcaacaccagtgtatatttggcattgtgttttaggttattgtcctgctgaaaggtgaatttgtctcctagtTTCTGTTGGAAAggagactgaaccaagttttcctctaggatttagactggcttagctctattccatttatttgtatCCAAAAAAACTCCCTATTCCTTgctggtgacaagcatacccataacatgatgcagccaccagaatgcttgaaaatatgaagagtggtactcagtgatgtgttgtgttggattttccccgaACATAATGCTTTCTATTCAggacaggggcgcaactttcgcTGGGGATGGGGGGGACGTGTCCCCACCAGTTttgtcattggaatgtgatacaaaatgaggcaacCGTGTGCTTTAGCACCATGCAGACGCCTccggctgtttggagtgtttatccgacaaATGATATATATATCCCCCCACTTCTAAAGCCAAAGTTGCATCCCTGATTcaagacaaaaagttaatttctttgccacattttttgcagttttacttagtgccttattgcaaacaggatacatgctttggaatatttttattctttgCAGTCTTCCTTctattcactctgtcatttaggttagtattgtggagtatgttgttgatccatcctcagttttctcctattacagccattaaactaactgttttaaagtcaccattggccccaTGTTAGGAAGGATATCTGTATTTTTGTAGTGtcttggtgtattgatacaccatccaaagtgtaattaataacttcaccatgatcaaaggcattggaaaacctccatattctttgttgaatctgtgtttgaaattcactgctcgactgaggtacCTTACAAatacagagatgaggtggtcattcaaaaatcatgttaaccactattactGCACAGTGTGTCCATTCACcttgtgacttgttaaacacatttttactcctgaaaatatttaggcttgccataacaaaagggttgaatacttcttgactcaagacattaaaGCTTTcatttgtaatttattttaaaagtgttctaaaaacataattctactttgacattatggggtattgtgtataggccagcgacacaaatctaaatgtaatccattttaaattcgggctgtagcacaacaaaatggtaaaaaaaaaaagtggtgtgaatactttgaaggcactgtatgttctaAAATGGAATGTAGATTGTGTATAATCAGTGCTGAGTTGGTCTCTTGGATGGGTTTAGATTTTATAGTATATCTAAGCATGATCCTGGACAATTTTACAACCTTGTTTCCATTAAAACACACGCCAACTTCAAAATAGCAGTTCCAATTTATTAAAGTATTTATACGGTCACATATTTACAGGTATATACAGATAATTTAAAACGTTAAGACGGTAAAAAATATTGATTAATATTTTACCATAGAATCATATGCTAACATATTTACACATGGTGCACTTAGTAACTGGTTTAGTAACCCTTTCCTCTGGTTTTCAGTGCAAAAGTTTTATACCACCTTTTCTACAGGCTCAATAGAACAGGCAGAAATGAAATAAGTCACAATGATTACAATACCGGTCTCTAAATGTATAATATTAGTTATAAATAGCCTACTCAATGCTGTTAAAATAGTCTGACAATCAGATATTATTAATAGCCAATTCTTAACTGTAACTATGATGCAAAGTCCACTGAGGAAGTCTGTCATGTTTCTATTGCTGATGTCAGCGCTGATAACCACTCATTGACTTCTTTGAATTTAGCTACCTCGTCACAATTATATGGCATAGACAGCTAAATGAGCATTATTTGTGTCATAGTTTAGCAGCAACCATGGATATGTTAGTCAAAATACATCACATAAGCACTTGCTAGAGGTAATAGTTCCATATGaatcattgaaaaaaaaaaaaaagctataaTTGTAATAACTGCAAATATGGTTCACTGATATGCACTGTATTTTGCTGCAAAGGCCTCACTATTGCTGGTTTCAAATTAATATACTGTATAAAAATAGCAGCCATTGCATTATTGCTCAAGTGCTTGACTAAATTCACAAATTTCTCAGAATAATGTGCATTTCAGACCTCATGAATATTACCGTCTCAAAGACCAGGTAAAAGAAAcactataaaaaaaattaaaatgtacacattaacaaaaaatacatacagtaggtTAAGACAAGTTATTTTAAGGCACACCGAGTCCGATCCTACAATCACATAGTATTGAGGACGACAATGGTGAATGCTTTAAGCATAAATTAAGGAAACACATGAGGTTTGAAATGCAGGTACCTCGAGGCCTCTACTCAACCGGTCAATGGGTCTCTATCAATCAGAGGCACCAAAGACTTTGTATAAGATCCATCTCTTTGGGGTTGCCAGAAAAATCAGCAAAGACGATGGCATTTACTATTCTTTAGCACCACACCGTAGTTGATGCACCACAAAAGCAGtgcttacaaaaaaaaaaaaagacttcacatacatttttaaataacaCAGTTCTGGACACAATGTGATAATGTCTTTGTATAGTTTGAAAGACAAAATAAATTACAGCTGTATAAATAATTTCTCTAAGAGCTGCGGAAGGAGGACAGTCATCTGTTGCTCCGTACATTCAGTGGTTCCCCAGGTTCACTCTGTAAAACAAACAAGGTTAATATTTGTCTAATCAATGGACCCGACTGGCAATAAttcaggaaaaataaataaatagattagATCAAAAGAAAATACCTTTTTGAAGTTTTCCTCCATTCGTCCTTGCATTTTACAAACGTAACTTCCTGTTGTAAGCTCAGAGCATGAGGATCTTTAATGCAGAACTCCATCCTGGAAAAGGGTCGAACAAGAATAGCACATTCAAAAAAACCGAATAAATAGTTTTGCACTCTTTCAAAAATATTATATTTCTGATGTTTGTATGGATGAAAATTCCATTTCATGATTTTAGAGAAATTAGGCCTCTTAAAACTAACTTTTTCTGAGTCTCCCCGACTCTGATGCGTATTTTGTGGACCTCCACTTCAGACTCCGCAGAGTCACCTGACCACCAGGAAGACACCATGTTGAGCATGAACGAGGCAGACCAGCTAGTAGACTCCTCCCACTTGAACTTCACCATCAGGAGGTCACCAATGTCTTTCTCCGCTACCAGCAGGAAGGAATGGGTCTTATTGGTTGTTATCTTCTCCTTTCTGCCAATGGGAAAGAGCATAGAGGCTCAACTGATTATTGTCAACTCACTTCACAAGAACAAATATTTGACCTTTGAGTGAAGGTGTCATGTCTAAGCACAGACCACAGTAGCACTAGAACTTTAACTATAGACCATAAAGATTAATGTTATCATAAACGTGAGAAATGGGTGTCAAGTGTCTTATCATGTTGATGTACTAGCATGTGCTTTGTTGTATGGTTTAACCACTTGTTGGACCAGGTACTCACAGTGTCAGTTTGAGGTCTTCAACCTCTCCTTTGGTTCCAATCAGGGAGACTGTCAGTGAAGGCTCCATCTCAGACCTGTTCACCTTGCTGGAGAAGTGGATCTTCACCTGGTAGTGATAGACTCTGAACGGCATGGAGGCCCTGGTCTTGGTGTACAGTTTGACGCTCCGTGTCTTGCGAACCTTGCTGATATCGTAGCCCACGGTGTTACAGTGGTTCTTGCGGCAGCTGAGGCACATTCCGCGGTCGAACATCTCTTTGCTCCCGCAGCGGTACGCCATGCTGGCCTCCTGCTCGTTGACCAGGGAGTCAATGAACAGGTGGATGGAGCGCTCGTGGGAACACCTGGGAACATCATTGATAGCTAGGAACATAAAGGGGATAGTTGCGTCACTGGTCCGCATTAAAAACCTGAGTTGAGATTCTCAACTGGAGGACGGGCAATCAAATGATAACAAGTAGATGCATCTAGTAGTATGTCACTAATCCTGAGAAAGCTCCATTCCCTAACATTACCATTATAGACAGAGTTATATCAACCTTCATTTTGGGGAGCTACAATAGGAGTGATGTTGTTGGTGACCTTCTGAAGGGATTTTCTCTAGTGGTGATGTTTGCGGCCCTCTGATTTTAACAGGCATGAATAGGTCTTTGTTAGTCGTAAAGACAGATTAGTGATTAGCTGCACAGTTACTGCAACTGATGTACGTCAGGTTGTACTGACTTCATCACCCTATTGTTCCTTGTTCACAAGCCTTACCACCTTCCAATAAGTTACAAGCTGACAATTACATGTCTGATTTAGCCAATGATAACGCAGTAAGCAGATTGACAACAGAGTCATTGTGTGGAAAGTGATTGTTATATGCCGAATATTTAACCAATTGTATAGAATGACACTAAAATATCAAGATGTGATTCTCACCAAAGAGGCCAAGTTTGGATATTGTTTCCAGAGGGCTTTGCAGATTGCAGCCTGGCTGGAAGCTGCCTCCATTGGGGTAGATGTCCACATGGCCTACAGGCTGCTGGATGCCGATGCTTAAGCCCAGAGAGCCCCGCGTGAACGTGTGGAGAACATCCACAAAGTGGGCGTCATCTGGGGACAGGCGGCGGTGAGCGTGCTCCCCCTCGAAGTCTGGACCAGCTGGGTCAAGACCTGTAAAGAGAAGGGAGCAATCAGTGAGGAGTGGAACAACCCAAAGAATTAAAGTTGGTACAGGCCAAAGAGCCAATCAATGATTAGCAACAGTGCTATCATCCTGTCTATGTTTCTCTATaagattcaaaaggcactcgcacatctgagcagtcttgttgcaggtgcatggcaacaattaaagcaattaaaacaggatgaaagaaaccgcacactgctcttgatagtatcactggtatttaataagcttacgtatcggcccaacggccttcgtcagagctttttaaaagctctgacgaaggccgttgggccgatacgtaagcttattaaataccagtgatactatcaagagcagtgtgcggtttctttcATCCTGTTTTATGTTTCTCTATAAGACATTATATTTACCAGTTATTCTGCCCACTTTATTGGAGGCGTGGCTCCCAGCGAATCCTGCAACATGAGCACCCAGACTGTAGCCAATGAGATGGAGGTTTTCAAGAGGGATGTTTGTTGCCTCCTTGGAAACACATTGGAGTAGTGTCAAGTTCATTGCCATGGAAACAATGTACAGTAACTCTTCATACTTTTTGTTTAGAATATGTTATTCATGATTTATCTGAGAAACAGTGCAGTGTCTTAGATGTTGAGTCATCGTACAAACCTCCAGCCAGTCAATGAAGAGAGCAATCTCTTGTCCCACCATCTTGGTGTTCTGGGCAGCTACTGGATAGTGGTTCTGGGCTGTGTACAGCCAGTCCACCACGATCACATTGGCTTCCTGCTCTCTCTTGTACAGCGCCGAAACCAGCTTGGCCACCCAGCTCTCAAACAAGCCGCTCACCTGTTGAGGCAGATGGAAAGAACGAATGGTGTTATTGACGGGGTAATCCAAGTCCATGAGCAATAGTTGTTAAGGACTTAATGTCACAGACATGCTGCTACAGATTGGAGGGGCTTACTGTCCAGCCGTGGATCACCAGGAAGGTTTTGGATGTGCTGTTGAAAGTGCATTCTTTGAGAGATTCCGGGTTGCCGGGGATGATGTAGCAGATGTCGTCTTCCGGCATCAAAGGCTTCCGGAGGGAGAATTTGGCGTAGGCATGAGGGGTGGCATCGTTGTTTCGGATCAAGTCCTTGAAGTTGTCCATGAAATTATCTGAGAATAAATGTAAACACAAAACATCTGCTTAAGACATTTTGGAAAAGTCATTACTAAAATGTTTGAAGATACCATTGCAGTAAAGAGAATGGAAGCTTTAGAGCCATCTAGGCTGTTTCTAATCTTTAACCACATTGGTGGTGGGAACTTCTGACTGCACAGGCCCTTGGGGGCTACTTGCAAGGCCAGATTAACAAATCATATACATTTCCGGGACATGGGCCCCGGGGTTTCAGCCCCTGTATTAAGCAGGCCCTGGCTACTAGGGTTCAGTCGGTCAGACAAACCCTATAGAAACCACAGCTTCGTCCGTCTAGCTCTGAAAAATCCCAAAGGGTTTCAAAGTAGCtgcgttcccagtgggtcagctGACTCCTCAGCCAAGGCTACTGCACTGAATGGAGGTTGCATATTCCATGAAGGTTAAAGCAGACAATAAAGACATATTTCTAATAACGAAAATAAACAATATACTAAGTGTTCATATGCGTCAACTGACTATATCTACGTCCTACTTCAGCATTGCCGAAGACAACCTAAaattcattattttttttaaggggaaaaaatacatgtacagtaccagtcaaaagtttggacacctactcattcaaggttctccatttttttttaaactattttcaaagttgtagaataatagtggaagACAATAATGaattaacacatggaatcatgcagtaaccccaaaaaatgttttactatCATTTATATtcgagattattcaaagtagccacactttgccttgatgatagctttgcacactcttggtattctctcaaccagcttcatgaggtagtcacatggaatgcatttcaattaacaggtgtgccttgttaaaagttattttgtagaatttctttccttcttaatgtgtttgagccaatcaattgtgttgtgacaagatagctctatttggtaaaagaccaagtccattttacagcaagaacagctcaaataagcaaagagaaacagtccattactttaagacatgaaggtcagtcaatgcagaaaattaagaacttttaaagtttcttcaagtgcagtcgcaaaagccatcaagcgctatgatgaatctggctctcatgaagaccgccacaggaaaggaagacccagagttacctctgctgcagaggatacgttcattagagttaccagcctcagaaattgcaggctaAATAAATGCTCCAGAGTTTAGGTAACAGACAGCGCattatcaactgttcagaggagactacgtgaagcaggccttcgtggtcaaattctagcaaaataaaatacacttctaacagacaccaataataagaagagacttgcttgagccaggAAACATGAGCTATGGACAttaccggtggaaatctgtccttttgtcgaATTAGTCCAaatgtttgatttttggttccaaccgccagctctttgtgagacgcagagtaggtgaacagatgatctctgatgtgtggttcccaccgtgaagcatggaggtgtgatggtgctttgctggtgacattgtcagtgatttatttagaattcaaggcacacttaaccagcatggctaccacagcattctgcagcaatacaccatcccatttagtttgtgcttagtgggactatcatttgtttttcaacaggacaatgacccaacacacctccaggctgtgtaagggctatttgaccaagaaggagagtgatggagtgctgcatcagatgacctggcctccacaatcacctgaactcaacccaattgagatggtttggaatgagtatgactgcagagcgaaggaaaagcagccaacaagtgctcagcatatgtgggaacgccttcaagactgttggaaaagcagtctaggtgaagctggttaagagaatgccaagagtgtgcaaagctgtcatcaaggcaaagggttgctactttgaagaatctaaactatacgttgatttgtttaacacataattccatgtgttatttcatagttcaggtctacaatgttaaaaaaaaagtgaaaataaagaaaaacccttgaataagtaggtgtgtccaaactttgactggtactgtatatttgagaTTATGCATGCATGTATATTCTTGTATATGTATATTCTTATGTATCAACACTAGAACACAACGTTTTTTCAATCCCTATGGTAACATTACTCAGTGTATGAATGGGTGTTCAGCTTTATACTTGTCATCATGTCCTATACAAACTATTTATTCTAAGTCATCAAACTCATTAGTAGTCTATTATAGCACCTCCAGAAAATGTATATAGTAGACTTATTAGATAAGTGACAGTATCTGTAGGCTGTCAACTACACGAATTAATTATGAGGGGTTAAATTCTTCAGAGAATATTTCACTTAAGCAGCA
Protein-coding sequences here:
- the lpl2a gene encoding lipoprotein lipase, giving the protein MKGLQVHCLYFLVLDAVFYVASLEEGDSISTLDNFMDNFKDLIRNNDATPHAYAKFSLRKPLMPEDDICYIIPGNPESLKECTFNSTSKTFLVIHGWTVSGLFESWVAKLVSALYKREQEANVIVVDWLYTAQNHYPVAAQNTKMVGQEIALFIDWLEEATNIPLENLHLIGYSLGAHVAGFAGSHASNKVGRITGLDPAGPDFEGEHAHRRLSPDDAHFVDVLHTFTRGSLGLSIGIQQPVGHVDIYPNGGSFQPGCNLQSPLETISKLGLFAINDVPRCSHERSIHLFIDSLVNEQEASMAYRCGSKEMFDRGMCLSCRKNHCNTVGYDISKVRKTRSVKLYTKTRASMPFRVYHYQVKIHFSSKVNRSEMEPSLTVSLIGTKGEVEDLKLTLKEKITTNKTHSFLLVAEKDIGDLLMVKFKWEESTSWSASFMLNMVSSWWSGDSAESEVEVHKIRIRVGETQKKMEFCIKDPHALSLQQEVTFVKCKDEWRKTSKRVNLGNH